In Luteimonas sp. MC1750, the following proteins share a genomic window:
- the cydB gene encoding cytochrome d ubiquinol oxidase subunit II yields METATWLPVAWYFVIGFGVMMYVLLDGFVLGLGVLAPFAEDGGQLDHMMNTAAPIWDGNETWLVLGGTGLLAAFPKAYAILLSALYLPVLVMLVALIFRGVAFEFRFKAQRGKRFWGGAFAAGSTVAAFAQGVILGALVEGMPLEEGKYLGGALDWFSPFSMLTGVAVVFGYALLGAGWLILKTEGRLQQVARTLTRPLVLVVVAFMGLVSAWLPFLDSQVMARWFEGNNFWWLAPVPLLALVNALWLWRAAMREGRDASPFLLTLSFFVLGFAGLVVGMWPNIIPPSLSIWEASSPPSSQGFTLVGLAILLPIILGYTAWSYSVFRGKIQADAGYH; encoded by the coding sequence ATGGAGACCGCGACCTGGCTGCCGGTGGCCTGGTACTTCGTGATCGGCTTCGGCGTGATGATGTATGTGCTGCTGGACGGCTTCGTGCTCGGCCTGGGCGTGCTCGCGCCGTTCGCCGAGGACGGCGGCCAGCTCGACCACATGATGAACACCGCCGCGCCGATCTGGGACGGCAACGAGACCTGGCTGGTGCTCGGCGGCACGGGCCTCCTGGCCGCGTTCCCCAAGGCCTACGCGATCCTGCTGTCGGCGCTGTACCTGCCGGTGCTGGTGATGCTGGTCGCGCTGATCTTCCGCGGCGTCGCCTTCGAGTTCCGCTTCAAGGCGCAGCGCGGCAAGCGCTTCTGGGGCGGCGCGTTCGCGGCCGGCTCGACGGTGGCGGCCTTCGCCCAAGGCGTGATCCTCGGCGCACTGGTCGAGGGCATGCCGCTGGAGGAGGGCAAGTACCTCGGCGGCGCGCTGGACTGGTTCAGCCCGTTCTCGATGCTGACCGGCGTGGCGGTGGTGTTCGGCTATGCGCTGCTCGGCGCAGGCTGGCTGATCCTGAAGACCGAAGGGCGGCTGCAGCAGGTGGCGCGCACGCTGACCCGGCCGCTGGTGCTGGTGGTGGTGGCGTTCATGGGACTGGTCAGCGCCTGGCTGCCGTTCCTGGATTCCCAGGTCATGGCGCGCTGGTTCGAGGGCAACAACTTCTGGTGGCTGGCGCCGGTGCCCCTGCTGGCCCTGGTCAACGCGCTCTGGCTGTGGCGCGCGGCGATGCGCGAGGGGCGCGACGCCAGTCCGTTCCTGCTGACGCTGAGCTTCTTCGTGCTCGGCTTCGCGGGCCTCGTGGTCGGCATGTGGCCGAACATCATCCCGCCGTCGCTGAGCATCTGGGAGGCGTCGTCGCCGCCGTCCTCGCAGGGTTTCACCCTGGTCGGGCTGGCGATCCTGCTGCCGATCATCCTCGGCTATACCGCCTGGTCGTACTCGGTGTTCCGCGGCAAGATCCAAGCCGACGCCGGCTACCACTGA
- a CDS encoding YcgL domain-containing protein, with product MQAFVYKSLRKADTYVYLAGLDGFDRIPDAVREQLGELRFVLDVALVPGRRLAREDVDTVRANLAARGFHLQMPPRADVDPLTEDWGTDA from the coding sequence ATGCAAGCCTTCGTCTACAAGAGCCTTCGCAAGGCTGATACCTACGTCTATCTCGCCGGCCTCGACGGTTTCGACCGCATCCCCGATGCGGTCCGCGAACAGCTGGGCGAGCTGCGCTTCGTGCTCGATGTCGCCCTGGTGCCCGGGCGGCGGCTGGCGCGCGAGGACGTCGACACCGTGCGCGCCAACCTGGCCGCGCGCGGCTTCCACCTGCAGATGCCGCCCCGCGCGGACGTCGATCCGCTGACCGAGGACTGGGGCACCGATGCCTGA